The Hypanus sabinus isolate sHypSab1 chromosome 7, sHypSab1.hap1, whole genome shotgun sequence region TTTGTAGTAAGGTATTGTATGTGTAAATGTATGCAACGCATACGATTTAAGCCATTAAGTTCATTGAAGCTGTGTAGTTATTTTTATGGAATTACTGTTACTATATTTCAAACAATTGTCCctcctccagagaaaacaaacccagCCTCTCCAATTTTATAACTGAAATGCTCTAATCGAGGAAACATCTGGTTAATCTGCTCTGCATCTTCTCCAATGCAATTACATCCGTCCTACTGCAACAGTATGCTCCACGTGAGGCTGAACCAGTGTGTAATTAAGTTGCAACATAACATTCCCGGCTGTCAAGTCAAATTTACTTTTATTTGGCAGAGCGAAACCGTTGGGGCAGCGTTGTTTCGTCCCTTGATGTGATTAAAAATTGTTCTAAAATCTCAGCATTGTGTTATTGACCAGAAAAAAGTGCATTAATTTCTACACCAAAATGTCCATTATTATTTATGACTGATATTGACGTTGTTGTCAGACTAGGTTAACACCATGTTAATGTGATCTTCATCCGTGTAACGCCTACTTTTTGGATGTTGCACGGATTCCAGAATGTAGAATATTAAAATACTTAACTGGAGAAAGCAGGAGTGAAATGTGTTGCATGTATCTAGTGTTCAAACCCCCATCATGTTAAACTTTTCATCTATTTTAAGTAGTATCAACATGACGTTGTTTCAATATTACTATCAGCACACAAAAGGACGCCCCAGCCTCATGCAACTAATCGACCGCAATAAGTCCAAACACGTTTGACTTGACAAGGAATAAGAATtgaaaatgttcaaagtaaatttattctcaaagtacatatatgagattctttttcttgcgggcattcacagaaaatgcaagacacacaatagaatcaacgaaaggcCGCGCCCAACAGGACGGAAAACAATTAACTATGCAAACACAAAAagcgagagaaaaaaataaacaataacatcgagaacatgagatgaagagtccacagGCTGTTCAGTGACGGGGTGAGTGAAGTCGAGTGAAATCATCCCATCTGGCCTGATAGTTGGAGAACccgaacctggtggcgtggggtCCCTTCGCAGCAtctgagagagagagcatggcctggatagtggagaTTCACGACGACGTATGCTGCTTTTCTGctacagtgctccatgtaaatgtgctcaatggcggTGCGATTTGCTTCCCTTTTGAACTCCCGCTTTACGGGAATTCTGTTAATTCATCTGCGCCCAGCATAGAGTTATGAACCAAGATAGCAGATTGTCTCCCTGCGTGCTGCATTCCCTGAACACCGAGGTGAAAGAGTGAGCTGCGTGTCCCAGCCCCCGTGGACGTGGCTAATCAGCATTCGGCTGCAGCGTCGGATTACCTAGTGACGCATTCTCCAAGTGTTGAGCTCTGTTTTGTGTCCGGGCCAACACCactcactcctcctcctccaccattaTGATAAACCTTCCTTTGAGCTCACGACTTCTTTCCGATTTTTTTTCTGCTTTGCCAGTTTTTGTTTAAATCGTGAATAAACCGAATGGTCACCGGTGACCTCAAGGATGGCAAGGAGAGCGAGTAAGAACTGGGGCGACCAAGAGATCAAAGGATTGTTGTCCATTTGGAAAGACAGGTCCATTCAGGATCAGCTGGCCGGAACAGTGAGGAATAAAGATGTGTTCGTGAGGATCTCCAACAACCTTAAAGAATTAGGGGTCAATCGCGATTGGAAGCAATGCCGGGCCAAAGTGAAGAACCTGAAATACGAATACAGGATCATGGTGAACCAAAGGAAATCCGGCAGGCTGTGCAAATCCATGCGGTTCTACAATGAAATTGATGCAGTGTTAGGCTGTCGTAATCCCCAGACCGAGGGAGTTCAGGGCAGAACCTTCCTTAATGTGGTCATcaaagaggaagaggaagggaaATTACAAAATGCACTGCCCCCGGTCTCTTCAGCCTCCGAAAACATTACAGGTAGCCAGTAATTAATTTCCAGTGGGGAAATTAATAATTAATTGCTTAATTTTAACGtatgttttttaaaattaaattaaccGTAATGGTACAGTTTTACAAAATGTGGTGACGGAAACGGCAACTAAGGAGGTATCGAACACAGGTTTAAGGGCGCGTATTAGGCGTCCGAGAATATTATGCTCTTCGGTGTATGGAATTCAGAATTTTATATTCTCCTACTTCACGCAAACCTAGAGATCTGAAATTACTTGCAGTGCCAGAAAATATGTTTGTCGAAAAGATAGAACATTGAATATTAAAATCATAGTTAAAAACTACACCAACTTAACAGTTAAAAATCTTTACTCCCCAGTCCTTATGTTTAATATATCAGACTCTCCTCTGGAGTTGCATGTTCTATTGAACGTTCTCCGCATACACCCTGAAAATTATTTTTTCTGATATTCAGAGCACAGATTACCAATGCTTCGAAGGCATGTTACTGTGAGGAGTGGTGATTACAGGGAGGACGTTTCGGGGAATTGCGGGACAACGTTGCATGGTTTTCAAGCTAAGAATTTGGCCTCTTTTTTTGGTTGCATTTGTAAGTAAATTCCAGTGGATAGAGACCGCAATGTCCTACCCGTGTCAACCCATGGCATTTGCATCTGATGGGGCAATCAAGTGTAGTTTGCATTGGCATTCAAAACGTTGACCCTACATGTTTAGAACGTTTAGAAGAGAAATAATCTCTTTTGGCCAAAGAAACTTGCTTTCACTTTTTTGACAGGGCTGTTTCTTCTATTCCTCAAATACAATAATAACCAGATCATCGAAAAGCAGTGGCAATTATAGAATAAAATAGGTCCATTTAATGTAAGAGAaattatacaatatacatcctgaaactaTGCCCTTTTAAAGAAAAGTCTTATTACTTAGCTCTAAAATTGTATCAAAAGACTGCACAGTTAATTATTTTGAAACCCAATGACAGAATGTAGCAGAATATTCCAATTTATTTTACAAACTCTATATTTTCAGCACTTATTTAATTTCATATTTTATGATTTGATTCATAGTTAAAGGTTGCAAAAGTTCTAACATATCTCTAATATTTTGATAATATTTCCACCCATGTGTAGTCTACACTACCTTACAATATATACAGATAATCATCATTTTATTTGTGAGTTATTTTGTTCTGTAGACATTTTGAGGTTAACTGTTTATCTGTTTGCTTGCTCTATCAGATTTAGCCATAAAGCTGGTGTCTGCCAAGATCTTCTGCAATAGGATTTAAACTTATGTTGATCCCCAACCTGCGATGTGCTGAATTTGCTGGTCAGAGTCTGCAGTATAACTAAAAGTAACAGTTGTTCTGCCTAGAATGTCTGATGTCTCATCCCCTGTCTGTGCTGAGCTACCATCTTGTTCAGGACACTGGGGAGGGATGTACTGTACACCTTGGTACAATTTGTTCCAGAAAAGAAATTTGATTGAGAGTTCCTACTTGGGGAGCCTGGCAATAATACAGATGTATGAATGTGGATTTGGGGAGTCTATATGGATTGAAATTTGGAAGTAACACTGAAGATATATAGTGTTTATTGGGCAAGGTATCAAAGCACACCACTTTCCATTGGAATGAAGGACTTGTCTTACGAGCAGATTTGGCCAATGCATTTTGAAGTTCAGGTTATGTAGGGCACCATTTCCAATGGAACTGTGCCCCAATGAAGGAGaagtgagagggaaaaaaagtGTTAGAAAAGAAGTgatttacataagaacataagagataggagcaggagtaggccaatcagcccctcaagcctgctccgccattcaacaagatcatggctgatccaatcttaactctagttttcactgaatcccacaaggcaacagtgccaaccaacagggcaccatgccgcccattttattttattattcatcccgcccaaacccatgtgatcacccggggggaaaaaaaacgatttgccaattgaggagaaaaaatctggaaaattcctctctgacccatccaggctatcgaaaactggtccaggagatcacaggGCTGATCTAAatctagcctcatgtccactcaCCGAATCCcccaatgccatttttatccaggaaaatgtctatctccgttttgaatttattgagtgtagtagcttccacagctctctggggcagtaaattccacagccccctaccctctgagtgaagaagtttctcctcatctcagtcctggaacggcatccccttattttaagattatgccccctagtcctagtttcacccatcattgggaacattttccccgcatccacccgatcaagccccttcacaatcttatatgtttcaataagatcgcctctcattcttcggaactccaatgagtagagtcccaatctactcaacctctcatcatacatcaacccacccatccccggaattaacctagtgaaccttctctgcactgcctcgagagccagtatgtcctttcttaaatatggacaccagaactgcacgcagtactccaggtgtggtctcaccaatacccggtacaactgcagtaagacctccctgttcttatactccattcccctagcaataaaagccagcattccattggccttcttgaccacctgctgcacttgcatactaactttttgtgtttcctgcaccaggacccccagatccctttgcacagaagcactttccagtttctctccatttagataataacttgctctattatttttcctgccaaagtgcaagacctcacacttgtcagtattatatttcatctgccaaatgtctgcccaatcactcagcctatctatgtccccctgcagggtttcaatgtcctctgcactcaTTACGCTCCCTcacatctttgtgtcatcagcaaacttcgatacgttgtactcagtccctttctccaaatcattaatatagattgtaaagagttggggtcccaacaccgacccctgcggaacaccactagtcaccaactgccagtctgagaataaaccatttatcccaactctctcttttctgttagaaagccaatcctccacccatgccagaatattatccccaatcccatgattttttactttaaggaataatctttggtgtggcaccttgtcaaatgccttttggaagtccgaatacatcacatccactggttcccctttatctaccctatatgttatgttctcaaagaactccaacaaatttgtcaaacatgacttcccttttgtaaagccatgctgactttttcctattaagctatgtttatccaaatagcctgttactgtttccttaattatcgattccaacattttgccaaccacagatgttagtctaactggcctataattcccagccttctgtctattgccctttttaaataaaggagttacattagcatttttccaatctgccgggaccattgctgAGTCCagcaagttttgaaaaattattactaatgcatccacaatcccgaccgccacttcccttaataccctaggatgcaagccatccggtccaggggatttatccaccttcagtcccattaatttatcaagtaccatttccttggtgatttgaatcgtagttagcttctctccccctagagccccctgtttatccagtgttgggatattttgagtgtcctctactgtaaaaactgatacaaaatattggtTCAgtgtttccgccatctccatgtcccctaccattagtttcccggtctcatcttctaggggaccaacatttactttagctacgctttttctttttatgtaactataaaaactcttactatttgcttttatgtttttcgccaatttactttcataatctatcttccccttcttaatcaattcttttgttatttgctgctgatctttaaaagcttctcgatcttcaatcttcccactagatttagctaccttatataactttctttttagttgtatactttgctttatttctttatttagccaaggataactattttttcttttacacccttttttcttcagtggaatatatttttcttgatagttgtaaaataactccttaaatatacaccactgatcaagtaccgatctaccctttaatctattttcccaatccatcttaagcaaatctgctctcataccatcatagtctcctttatttaagctcagtacgcttgtttgagatccaaccctttcatcctctaattgaatatggaattcgaccatgttatgatcactcattccaaggggatcctttactaggacattttttattagtcctgtctcattacacaggaccagatctaagactgcttgcccccttgtcggctcagtaacgtattgttcaaggaacccatcccgaatacactccataaactcttcttcaaggctgccgtgtccgacttgattagtccagtcaatatgaaagttaaaatcccccataattatagctgttcccttattacaagccccaactatttcctgatttatgctccgaccaactgagttactgctgtttggaggcctatagactactcccaccactgcttttttccctttactatttcttatttctacccaaattgtttcgttatcctgatcctttgagccaatatcatttcgctttattgcagtgatttcttgctttattaacatgGCCACcgcacctccttttccttcttgcctgtctc contains the following coding sequences:
- the LOC132397202 gene encoding uncharacterized protein LOC132397202 isoform X1 gives rise to the protein MARRASKNWGDQEIKGLLSIWKDRSIQDQLAGTVRNKDVFVRISNNLKELGVNRDWKQCRAKVKNLKYEYRIMVNQRKSGRLCKSMRFYNEIDAVLGCRNPQTEGVQGRTFLNVVIKEEEEGKLQNALPPVSSASENITGKHRLPMLRRHVTVRSGDYREDVSGNCGTTLHGFQAKNLASFFGCISCCAQPVTTISRDEEEDEVLPQPQSGAEGVTADTEAPIEEETMSTSSEDPVTASRKRTEHEHDCSVPKKRMKVKRGTMFQRHIGTIINTFMDYQRKAEERFYKWEEERRREEREHELRIIQLLLDHSRSSMIQTPQTPDYLRSLHSQNTHIFTPSPSNN
- the LOC132397202 gene encoding uncharacterized protein LOC132397202 isoform X3, giving the protein MARRASKNWGDQEIKGLLSIWKDRSIQDQLAGTVRNKDVFVRISNNLKELGVNRDWKQCRAKVKNLKYEYRIMVNQRKSGRLCKSMRFYNEIDAVLGCRNPQTEGVQGRTFLNVVIKEEEEGKLQNALPPVSSASENITGKHRLPMLRRHVTVRSGDYREDVSGNCGTTLHGFQAKNLASFFGCISCCAQPVTTISRDEEEDEVLPQPQSGAEGVTDTEAPIEEETMSTSSEDPVTASRKRTEHEHDCSVPKKRMKVKRGTMFQRHIGTIINTFMDYQRKAEERFYKWEEERRREEREHELRIIQLLLDHSRSSMIQTPQTPDYLRSLHSQNTHIFTPSPSNN
- the LOC132397202 gene encoding uncharacterized protein LOC132397202 isoform X2, translated to MARRASKNWGDQEIKGLLSIWKDRSIQDQLAGTVRNKDVFVRISNNLKELGVNRDWKQCRAKVKNLKYEYRIMVNQRKSGRLCKSMRFYNEIDAVLGCRNPQTEGVQGRTFLNVVIKEEEEGKLQNALPPVSSASENITEHRLPMLRRHVTVRSGDYREDVSGNCGTTLHGFQAKNLASFFGCISCCAQPVTTISRDEEEDEVLPQPQSGAEGVTADTEAPIEEETMSTSSEDPVTASRKRTEHEHDCSVPKKRMKVKRGTMFQRHIGTIINTFMDYQRKAEERFYKWEEERRREEREHELRIIQLLLDHSRSSMIQTPQTPDYLRSLHSQNTHIFTPSPSNN